TTCGATCATGAAAGTGAGATATCGTGTCCTGGAGATTAACCAAACCGCGAATATTCTCACGATCACGAGAGAAGATTTTGCGGCAGGGATTTGTGAAGCGCAGTCGTTTAATGCGACTTTGGACCCCACGCTTTTCGATTTCGCCTCTCGGTATGTGAACTTCACGTACAAGTTCACTTGCCCACCAAGTGTTCGACCTTTGCCCGGACTGGAGTCTATGCCGCCGGTTCCCGAGGGGCTCGATTGTCTCGTGAGCGGGTTTAATTTGGGGAATGGTTATGTTCAGATTGGAGGTCCCGGTGGCGCAGGGACGACGTGCGAGGCTAGCGTGGTTATCCCGGTTCGGAATTCGACGGTCGTGGCCGGAGAAGATGGAAACGATTTTTTGAATCTGAAGGAAATTCTGGAGGAGGGGTTTGATGTGAAGTGGAAAGTGGACGGTGAATTGTGCCGGGAGTGCGAGAATTCAGGCGGACGGTGTGGGTTTGATCTTAAAGGTAACCGGTTTGGTTGTTGGTGCCCGGAACAATCCTTGCCGTCGATCAATACATGCATGACAAGCACCGGCGGTAGCACCAGTCTGCAACTATCCCCGGCGACATCAATTGCATCAGGTATGAGACAATACATACTTCTTCGTTGGATTAAATTAAAGTATGATTTtcatttatgaattatgatcataaatggttattgttcatatttgattgttaatttattcaaaaattattagTAGGGTATAAAACAATTCATTCTTAATTTATTAGGAAGTACAAGGCAAGTATATAAGGTCATTTGCTGAGGATAATATCATTAGTACAAGTAAAAGCTACATTAAATGGTAGAGTGCATGGGAGATTGGATTGTATCTCAaccaattaaatttatatatttaggaaAAAGAAAGATCGAGATTGAGTAGAGTGTCTTCATACCACTTACTTTTCTTCTCTAAGTAAAATTTACCTTTGTAGTTTTTAGCGGCAAAGAATTACGAGGAAGTAAATCATTTAAGTTGTTCTGAGCTAACTAACTTAAACAAAGAATGTTGATGGACCTTTCACatgaaaagtcaaatttaaaaccTTTATCTAGCTAATTATTCGATCAATTTGGTCAAAGTTGCCACCAATCACTTACATTTATTATGCATGtggaggaaaacaaaatacaagaaaTTACGTAGATATAGAGTGAATAATACTAACCCCATTACTGAAGACCAAAGGCTAAATAACCTCAGACAATGACAGTAAAAACATCCGAATCAACCCAAAAATGGATGACAGAATTGAGTAAGATGTGACTCTTGTTTATGAAGATTATAGTTTAGTTCTTGCCAATACATTCCCGGTTAGGCCGGTTATGTTGGATAGAGATTTCAATTTTTGCAATTATAATTAGTATTTTTCATTATGAATGTGATAAAAGTCCTAAGCAATCTAGGTTTGAAAATTGCAATTAATGTTGTAAAGGAATGATTCACCCAATGTCTCTATCGTGATTGGCTTGTAATTTCAGGCTTTCAGCTGACGACACCACAACCCATCCAATATCATCTTTCAATTAAATATGTCACTTTTAAATTATGATAAAACTTAATCTAGACA
This portion of the Ipomoea triloba cultivar NCNSP0323 chromosome 5, ASM357664v1 genome encodes:
- the LOC116020956 gene encoding LEAF RUST 10 DISEASE-RESISTANCE LOCUS RECEPTOR-LIKE PROTEIN KINASE-like 1.3 produces the protein MEIFYFFPILPFTSLLIYTVLLLTDLPFSSGGHGNWFDSCANTFSCGNITGVGYPFSGNDRPKECGYPGLELDCNKFDESTTISIMKVRYRVLEINQTANILTITREDFAAGICEAQSFNATLDPTLFDFASRYVNFTYKFTCPPSVRPLPGLESMPPVPEGLDCLVSGFNLGNGYVQIGGPGGAGTTCEASVVIPVRNSTVVAGEDGNDFLNLKEILEEGFDVKWKVDGELCRECENSGGRCGFDLKGNRFGCWCPEQSLPSINTCMTSTGGSTSLQLSPATSIASAAVTEPSSPSTET